One genomic segment of Chloroflexota bacterium includes these proteins:
- the ablA gene encoding lysine 2,3-aminomutase, producing the protein MSRRAPKWLDVPAEKWNDWRWQLSHRVNELHEIEEILDLTDEERAGLSAPDKFRVDITPYFISLIDPHDPNDPIRRQVIPLGREQQAFTAMMEDSLAEDRHSPVPGLVHRYPDRVLMLVTTQCASYCRYCTRSRIVGDPTQNFNRKDHEAQLDYLRRTPQVRDVLISGGDGLTLAPKLFETILRGLREIPHIEIIRIGSRVPVFLPQRIDDELCEMLERYHPLWINLHFNHPNEITPEVSRAVDKLTKAGLPVGNQSVLLAGVNDCVHIQRALVHRLVENRIRPYYLYQCDLVAGSGHFRTPVGKGLEIMEGLRGHTSGYAVPTFVIDAPGGGGKIPVMPNYLISYSDHRVVLRNYEGYITTYEEPPTYERHDSTRCAYCQRERPEPGQSGVLGLLEGERTWIEPRGFDETHSRGNTEAHRLQDPHKWVPFGVGAIEGQTRLPLVVLEAGGAATAPGGDEVTAVSAVSGEMAVESAALAGSASGSEPRYGPGEEPRPREGEPTASAHGELL; encoded by the coding sequence GTGAGTCGCCGGGCTCCGAAGTGGCTGGACGTGCCGGCCGAGAAGTGGAACGACTGGCGCTGGCAGCTGAGCCACCGGGTCAATGAGCTGCACGAGATCGAGGAGATCCTCGATCTCACGGATGAGGAGCGGGCTGGCCTCTCCGCACCCGACAAGTTCCGGGTGGACATCACCCCCTATTTCATCAGCCTCATCGATCCGCACGATCCGAACGATCCCATCCGCCGCCAGGTGATCCCGCTCGGGCGCGAACAGCAGGCGTTCACGGCGATGATGGAGGACAGCCTCGCCGAAGACCGCCACTCCCCCGTGCCGGGACTGGTCCATCGCTACCCGGACCGCGTCCTCATGCTCGTGACGACGCAGTGCGCGAGCTATTGCCGGTACTGCACCCGGAGCAGGATCGTCGGCGACCCCACCCAGAACTTCAACCGCAAGGATCACGAGGCGCAGCTCGACTACCTGCGGCGGACGCCGCAGGTCCGCGACGTGCTCATCTCCGGCGGAGATGGGCTCACGCTCGCTCCGAAGCTCTTCGAAACGATCCTCCGTGGTCTCCGCGAGATCCCGCACATCGAGATCATCCGGATCGGTTCTCGCGTGCCGGTCTTCCTCCCGCAGCGGATCGACGACGAACTGTGCGAGATGCTCGAGCGGTACCACCCCCTCTGGATCAACCTCCACTTCAACCACCCGAACGAGATCACGCCCGAGGTCTCGCGGGCCGTCGACAAGCTGACGAAGGCGGGCCTGCCGGTCGGGAACCAGAGCGTCCTGCTCGCGGGCGTGAACGACTGCGTCCACATCCAGCGCGCTCTCGTCCACCGGCTCGTCGAGAACCGGATCCGACCGTACTACCTCTACCAGTGCGACCTCGTCGCCGGGAGCGGTCACTTCCGGACACCGGTCGGCAAGGGACTCGAGATCATGGAGGGATTGCGCGGCCACACCTCCGGGTACGCCGTCCCGACCTTCGTCATCGACGCGCCTGGCGGGGGCGGCAAGATCCCGGTCATGCCGAACTACCTCATCTCGTACTCGGACCACAGGGTGGTCCTTCGGAACTACGAGGGCTACATCACGACGTACGAGGAGCCGCCGACCTACGAGCGGCACGACAGCACGCGATGTGCGTACTGCCAGCGGGAGCGACCCGAGCCCGGCCAATCCGGCGTCCTCGGCCTGCTCGAGGGCGAACGGACGTGGATCGAGCCACGAGGCTTCGACGAGACGCACAGCCGCGGCAACACCGAGGCGCACCGCCTCCAGGACCCGCACAAGTGGGTCCCGTTCGGCGTCGGCGCGATCGAAGGGCAGACTCGTTTGCCGCTCGTGGTCCTCGAGGCCGGCGGCGCGGCCACCGCGCCGGGCGGGGACGAGGTCACCGCCGTGTCCGCCGTGTCTGGCGAGATGGCCGTCGAGTCTGCCGCGCTCGCTGGATCCGCGTCCGGATCCGAGCCGCGGTACGGTCCGGGCGAGGAGCCGAGACCCCGCGAGGGCGAGCCGACGGCCTCGGCGCACGGCGAGCTACTGTAG
- a CDS encoding sulfurtransferase: MTASTHPAVLVDATWAQAHLDDPAVRFVEVDVDTTAYEQSHIPGAIGWNWTSQLSDGIRRDIAGRDDLSALLSNSGIGPDTIVVLYGDNNNWFAAWAYWQLKLYGHRDTRILDGGRKYWLDHGLPLTTDAAGHAQTGYRLPEPDFALRAFHDDILPRLGDAELVLVDVRSPAEFNGEIIAPPGMTETAQRAGHIPGAASIPWAQTVREDGTFKPTEELRALYEAKGVTPDKDVIAYCRIGERSSHTWFVLHELLGYRRVRNYDGSWTEWGSMVAMPIERPVPVGTSA, from the coding sequence ATGACCGCATCCACCCATCCCGCCGTCCTCGTCGACGCCACCTGGGCCCAGGCACACCTGGACGACCCGGCGGTCAGGTTCGTCGAGGTCGACGTCGACACGACCGCCTACGAACAGAGCCACATCCCTGGCGCGATCGGCTGGAACTGGACGAGCCAGCTCTCCGATGGCATCCGCCGCGACATCGCCGGACGCGACGACCTCTCCGCTCTCCTGTCGAACTCCGGCATCGGGCCGGACACGATCGTCGTCCTGTACGGCGACAACAACAACTGGTTCGCCGCGTGGGCCTACTGGCAGCTCAAGCTCTATGGTCACCGCGACACGCGGATCCTCGACGGAGGCCGCAAGTACTGGCTCGACCACGGCCTTCCGCTCACGACGGACGCAGCGGGCCATGCCCAGACGGGCTACCGGCTGCCCGAGCCGGACTTCGCCCTGCGGGCGTTCCATGACGACATCCTGCCCCGTCTCGGTGATGCCGAGCTCGTCCTCGTCGACGTGCGCTCCCCGGCCGAGTTCAACGGCGAGATCATCGCCCCTCCCGGCATGACCGAGACGGCGCAGCGGGCCGGCCACATCCCCGGTGCCGCCTCGATCCCGTGGGCTCAGACGGTGCGCGAGGACGGCACGTTCAAGCCCACCGAGGAGCTCCGGGCACTCTACGAGGCGAAGGGCGTGACGCCGGACAAGGACGTCATCGCGTACTGCCGGATCGGCGAGCGCTCCTCGCACACCTGGTTCGTGCTCCACGAGCTACTTGGCTATCGGCGAGTCCGGAACTACGATGGCTCATGGACGGAGTGGGGGAGCATGGTGGCGATGCCGATCGAGCGCCCCGTCCCGGTCGGCACATCGGCGTAA
- a CDS encoding S41 family peptidase, which translates to MDPMWPEQRADDRHAADEQTPQRATSSETVPPAWPGLGSASGDAGLPAGGPWRVVEPRRPRVGLGIAVVVVLALAFSSGAAVDRAVLATAPSATSTGVSGNASQPPQFKTFWEAWNIIQQHYVDRSALDPTKLTYGATTGLVDALGDTGHSRFLTPAEVTASHQSLSGSITGIGARMAQVASQFVIQSVVPGSPAEKAGLRSGDTVLEVNGAPVDGQTLDQVVASIRGPAGTTVRLQIGRPGQNPFSVSIVRAAITVPAVSWALVPGTKVADIRIEEFSKGAADDLRAALTDATAAGATSVVLDLRDDPGGYVDEAIGVASVFLSSGVVYQERDASGAIRPISVQQGQPASALPLAVLVNLGSASASEIVAGALQDAGRARLYGETTFGTGTVLQEFDLSDGSALLLGTVEWLTPKGRQIWHHGIAPDVTVALPTTSQLVTPDVLRSGGSAAYAKANDTQLAAAVKGLTAGK; encoded by the coding sequence GTGGACCCGATGTGGCCCGAGCAACGCGCCGACGATCGGCACGCTGCCGACGAGCAGACGCCGCAACGCGCGACGTCGTCCGAGACCGTTCCCCCGGCCTGGCCCGGGCTCGGCTCCGCGTCGGGAGACGCGGGACTGCCCGCCGGCGGCCCATGGCGGGTGGTCGAGCCCCGCCGACCACGCGTGGGACTCGGGATCGCCGTCGTCGTCGTCCTCGCCCTCGCATTCTCGTCCGGTGCCGCGGTGGACCGCGCCGTCCTCGCGACCGCGCCCTCCGCCACGAGCACCGGCGTCTCGGGCAACGCCTCCCAACCGCCCCAGTTCAAGACGTTCTGGGAAGCGTGGAACATCATCCAGCAGCACTACGTGGACCGATCCGCGCTCGACCCGACGAAGCTCACCTACGGCGCGACGACCGGTCTGGTGGATGCACTCGGTGACACGGGACACTCGCGATTCCTTACCCCGGCGGAGGTCACGGCGTCGCATCAGTCGCTGTCCGGTTCCATCACCGGCATCGGGGCCCGGATGGCCCAGGTGGCTTCGCAGTTCGTCATCCAATCCGTCGTGCCGGGCTCACCGGCCGAGAAGGCCGGCCTTCGCTCGGGGGACACCGTTCTCGAGGTGAACGGGGCGCCGGTGGACGGACAGACGCTCGACCAGGTCGTTGCGAGCATCCGCGGCCCGGCCGGCACGACGGTCCGCCTGCAGATCGGGCGGCCGGGGCAGAATCCGTTCAGCGTTTCGATCGTCCGTGCGGCGATCACAGTGCCGGCGGTGAGCTGGGCGCTCGTCCCGGGCACGAAGGTCGCGGACATCCGGATCGAGGAGTTCAGCAAGGGCGCTGCGGACGACCTCAGGGCCGCGCTCACGGACGCCACCGCGGCCGGCGCGACCTCGGTCGTGCTCGATCTCCGCGACGATCCGGGCGGGTACGTCGACGAGGCGATCGGGGTCGCGAGTGTGTTTCTCTCGAGCGGGGTCGTGTACCAGGAGCGGGACGCCTCGGGAGCGATCCGACCCATCTCCGTCCAGCAGGGCCAGCCGGCGTCGGCACTGCCCCTCGCGGTCCTCGTCAACCTCGGGTCCGCCAGTGCCTCCGAGATCGTCGCGGGTGCCCTGCAGGACGCTGGTCGGGCCAGGCTCTACGGCGAGACGACCTTCGGGACCGGGACCGTCCTCCAGGAGTTCGACCTCTCGGACGGATCCGCGCTGCTCCTCGGGACCGTCGAATGGCTCACGCCCAAGGGCCGTCAGATCTGGCACCACGGGATCGCGCCGGACGTCACGGTCGCCCTGCCGACGACGTCGCAGCTCGTCACCCCGGACGTCCTCCGCTCGGGTGGGTCGGCCGCGTACGCCAAGGCGAACGACACCCAGCTGGCGGCTGCGGTCAAGGGGCTCACCGCGGGCAAGTAG
- a CDS encoding cob(I)yrinic acid a,c-diamide adenosyltransferase: MTAERRAFDSAVATRRGDDGTTGLLYGGPRIPKDDPRTEAYGTIDEAVAALGLARAELDVKGRYGTLPAGLAGLGELILRLQRELFVVGAELATTRDAWDRLRDGETRVSAAMVEGIERLLAETEAGIEMPREFVVPGETRPSAALELARTVLRRAERRAVALDHDGMVPGDYLLPYLNRLADLVWVLARAAEQAEARTANPARPNRGRARREP, from the coding sequence GTGACGGCGGAGCGTCGCGCGTTCGACTCGGCAGTCGCCACGCGACGCGGTGACGACGGCACGACGGGCCTCCTCTACGGCGGCCCCCGCATCCCGAAGGACGACCCGCGGACGGAGGCGTACGGCACGATCGACGAGGCCGTCGCGGCCCTCGGCCTCGCGCGTGCCGAACTCGATGTCAAAGGGCGCTATGGAACGCTCCCGGCCGGGCTTGCGGGTCTCGGCGAGCTCATCCTCCGGCTTCAGCGGGAGCTGTTCGTCGTCGGCGCCGAGCTGGCCACCACGCGGGACGCCTGGGATCGGCTTCGCGACGGCGAGACGCGGGTGAGCGCGGCGATGGTGGAGGGCATCGAACGCCTCCTCGCCGAGACGGAGGCGGGGATCGAGATGCCGCGCGAGTTCGTCGTCCCGGGCGAGACGCGGCCGAGCGCGGCCCTCGAGCTTGCGCGGACGGTCCTCCGGCGCGCGGAGCGTCGTGCCGTGGCGCTGGACCACGACGGGATGGTCCCCGGCGACTACCTGCTACCGTATCTCAATCGCCTGGCGGACCTCGTCTGGGTGCTCGCCAGGGCGGCCGAACAGGCCGAGGCGCGAACCGCGAATCCGGCCCGCCCGAACCGCGGACGGGCACGGCGCGAACCATGA
- a CDS encoding DUF433 domain-containing protein gives MTIKWVKVDPLVMNGEPFCYGSRLTVHQLLELRRNGYTLTDILTDHPELRTLGIATAFVYAAEHRDRYAAFFAEDGSLLGPGYTTDEARILPSELRVPGIVVGATATVVGATATVDT, from the coding sequence ATGACGATCAAGTGGGTGAAGGTGGACCCGCTCGTCATGAACGGCGAGCCGTTCTGCTACGGCTCGCGACTCACGGTCCACCAGCTCCTCGAGCTCCGCCGCAACGGCTACACCCTGACGGACATCCTGACGGACCATCCAGAACTCCGGACGCTCGGCATCGCGACGGCCTTCGTCTACGCGGCAGAGCATCGCGACCGATACGCCGCGTTCTTCGCCGAGGATGGCTCGCTGCTCGGCCCGGGCTACACCACCGACGAGGCGCGCATCCTCCCATCGGAACTTCGCGTGCCGGGGATCGTCGTCGGGGCCACCGCGACCGTCGTCGGGGCCACCGCGACCGTCGACACCTGA
- a CDS encoding anthranilate synthase component I family protein, which translates to MIGIEAASRARTTIDASPARLERLPDAVGRRAPMDVAEMFRDLPGLALLESGRPGRRSRWSYLTADPVATLEVTDPDGRIDERTGRGSTASGAGPAWWAFVEARRMLGRLAADPVSLAASEGRTAPPFVGGLVGYLGYDVGLALESRRTIAIDDQELPIARLALHDWVVAWDRRTGAAWLGGRAADRRGSAFEARLARVRERLLAGPAQILPADGVAFDGAVFTSSLTRPDFEARVEAIRSAIAAGEIYQANLSRRLETPFTGDPWPLHRQVRTGDPALYAAYLDLGAAPSGARRAIVSASPEPFLAVDPAGIVVADPIKGTRPRGRDRRDDRALAHELLTSAKDRAENTMIVDVLRNDLGRVCSPGSVRVPRLCRLERTAAVQHLVSTVTGRLAPGRDVFDLLAAAFPGGSITGAPKIRAMEILEGLETIRRGPYTGALGWIGPDGAMATSILIRTFVADGRRLSLNVGGGITWRSDPAAEWEETVAKARGPLGAIGGREADR; encoded by the coding sequence ATGATCGGGATCGAGGCCGCGAGCCGGGCACGCACGACGATCGACGCGTCGCCCGCCCGCCTCGAACGACTCCCCGACGCGGTCGGTCGTCGGGCCCCCATGGACGTCGCCGAGATGTTCCGCGACCTGCCCGGGCTCGCCCTTCTCGAGAGCGGCCGGCCGGGTCGTCGGTCGCGCTGGAGCTACCTGACCGCCGACCCCGTCGCGACTCTCGAGGTGACGGATCCCGACGGGAGGATCGACGAACGGACGGGACGTGGCTCGACGGCGAGCGGTGCGGGTCCGGCCTGGTGGGCGTTCGTTGAGGCGCGCCGGATGCTCGGACGCCTCGCCGCTGATCCCGTCAGCCTCGCTGCGTCCGAGGGACGCACGGCACCGCCGTTCGTCGGCGGCCTCGTCGGCTACCTCGGGTACGACGTCGGCCTCGCCCTCGAGTCCCGGCGGACGATCGCCATCGACGACCAGGAGCTGCCGATCGCCCGGCTCGCCCTCCACGACTGGGTGGTGGCGTGGGACCGACGGACGGGCGCGGCATGGCTCGGCGGGCGCGCCGCCGATCGTCGGGGATCGGCGTTCGAGGCCCGACTCGCACGGGTCCGTGAACGGCTGCTTGCCGGACCGGCCCAGATCCTCCCTGCGGACGGCGTCGCCTTCGATGGCGCTGTGTTCACGTCGTCGCTCACGCGTCCGGACTTCGAAGCACGGGTGGAGGCGATCCGGTCGGCGATCGCCGCCGGCGAGATCTACCAGGCGAACCTGAGCCGGCGGCTCGAGACACCGTTCACCGGCGACCCGTGGCCGCTCCACCGGCAGGTGCGGACCGGCGATCCGGCGTTGTACGCGGCGTATCTCGATCTCGGTGCGGCGCCATCGGGCGCCCGCCGCGCGATCGTCTCGGCATCGCCGGAGCCGTTCCTCGCCGTCGACCCGGCCGGCATCGTCGTGGCCGATCCGATCAAGGGCACGCGCCCGAGGGGACGCGATCGGCGCGACGATCGGGCCCTCGCGCACGAGCTCCTCACGTCGGCGAAGGATCGAGCCGAGAACACGATGATCGTCGACGTCCTCCGCAACGACCTCGGACGTGTCTGCTCACCGGGGAGCGTCCGAGTCCCGCGACTCTGCCGCCTTGAGCGGACCGCCGCGGTCCAGCATCTCGTCTCGACGGTCACCGGACGGCTCGCGCCCGGGCGGGACGTGTTCGATCTCCTCGCCGCGGCCTTTCCCGGAGGATCGATCACCGGCGCGCCGAAGATCCGGGCGATGGAGATCCTCGAAGGCCTCGAGACGATCAGGCGCGGGCCGTACACCGGGGCACTCGGCTGGATCGGGCCGGATGGGGCGATGGCGACGAGCATCCTCATCCGCACGTTCGTGGCGGACGGGAGGCGACTGAGCCTCAACGTGGGCGGCGGCATCACGTGGCGCAGCGATCCCGCCGCCGAGTGGGAGGAGACGGTCGCCAAGGCCCGCGGTCCGCTCGGGGCGATCGGCGGCCGTGAGGCGGATCGGTGA
- a CDS encoding DUF59 domain-containing protein yields MTDETTTTIDETTPMTPMTPTIPAAPPFDPEKRATELAILDALRSVVDPEIGMNVVELALIKQVILGPDSTEIKMILTTPFCPYAGSMIQQVKEQAESVVEHDVKVTLLAERWDPREAGLMW; encoded by the coding sequence ATGACGGACGAGACGACCACCACGATCGACGAGACGACCCCCATGACCCCCATGACCCCGACGATCCCCGCGGCCCCGCCGTTCGATCCGGAGAAGCGCGCCACGGAGCTCGCGATCCTCGACGCGCTCCGCTCGGTCGTGGATCCGGAGATCGGCATGAACGTCGTCGAGCTCGCCCTCATCAAACAGGTGATCCTCGGACCGGACAGCACCGAGATCAAGATGATCCTCACGACCCCGTTCTGCCCCTACGCCGGATCGATGATCCAGCAGGTCAAGGAGCAGGCCGAGTCGGTCGTCGAGCACGACGTCAAGGTGACGCTCCTCGCCGAGCGGTGGGACCCGCGCGAAGCGGGTCTCATGTGGTGA
- a CDS encoding DUF885 domain-containing protein — protein sequence MTSPRAMVPAVGGERHVPAPDPIARDYLLLALRLDQHRPGLVDAFYGPAELKAQVDIEARRAPARLREDALTLRERVEREVEDGARRSWLVDQLVALEAQARRLAGDPLPYEAHVAACFGIRPTRRPESEFAAAAAALEALLAGSGSGSGSGSGSRSGSGSASGSGPIGDRLAAWDAATIVPVDRLPAVAEALVAEYRERARAIFGLPEGESLRVGLVRAQPWTGYDWYDGGFRSRVDLNTDVPIRVDGLTHTLAHETYPGHHLEHAWKEADQVAAAGRLEASILLIDTPECLMSEGLADLGVRFAAPADRLVDLLVELYRIAGLALARDPIAAREHALRTVAMAPARATLRAVAVNAALMLHVDGADRDAVLTYLGDVGLMAPDRAEQRLAFIEHPLWRAYVFVYTEGEALLRRWLEVVPEPDRSARFGRLLREQLTPRLIEEELAAVEMR from the coding sequence GTGACCTCGCCCCGCGCCATGGTGCCGGCCGTCGGTGGTGAGCGCCACGTCCCCGCGCCCGACCCGATCGCGCGCGACTACCTCCTCCTCGCACTTCGCCTCGACCAGCATCGGCCGGGGCTTGTGGACGCCTTCTACGGACCGGCCGAGCTCAAGGCGCAGGTGGATATCGAGGCGCGCCGTGCCCCCGCCCGCCTCCGCGAGGACGCGCTCACGCTCCGCGAGCGCGTCGAGAGGGAGGTCGAGGACGGCGCCCGGCGATCGTGGCTCGTCGACCAGCTCGTCGCGCTCGAGGCGCAGGCTCGCCGGCTCGCCGGCGACCCGCTCCCGTACGAGGCGCACGTCGCGGCGTGCTTCGGCATCCGGCCGACGCGTCGGCCCGAGTCGGAGTTCGCCGCCGCCGCCGCAGCGCTGGAGGCGCTCCTGGCGGGCTCGGGCTCGGGCTCGGGCTCGGGCTCGGGCTCGCGCTCGGGCTCGGGTTCGGCGTCGGGCTCCGGGCCGATCGGCGACCGCCTGGCAGCGTGGGATGCGGCGACCATCGTCCCCGTCGATCGGCTCCCGGCGGTCGCGGAGGCACTGGTCGCGGAGTACCGCGAACGGGCTCGCGCGATCTTCGGCCTGCCGGAGGGTGAATCGCTCCGCGTCGGCCTGGTCCGCGCGCAGCCGTGGACCGGCTATGACTGGTACGACGGCGGCTTTCGCTCCCGCGTCGACCTGAACACGGACGTTCCGATCCGGGTGGACGGGCTCACGCACACGCTCGCCCACGAGACGTATCCCGGCCACCATCTCGAGCACGCCTGGAAGGAGGCCGACCAGGTCGCCGCGGCAGGCCGCCTGGAGGCGAGCATCCTCCTCATCGATACCCCCGAGTGCCTCATGAGCGAGGGCCTGGCGGACCTCGGCGTGCGATTCGCCGCACCGGCGGACCGCCTCGTGGACCTGCTCGTCGAGCTGTACCGGATCGCCGGCCTCGCGCTCGCCAGAGACCCGATCGCCGCTCGCGAGCATGCCCTCCGGACCGTGGCGATGGCTCCGGCGCGAGCGACGCTCCGGGCGGTCGCGGTCAACGCCGCGCTCATGCTCCACGTCGATGGGGCGGATCGCGACGCCGTGCTCACCTATCTGGGCGATGTCGGGCTCATGGCGCCCGACCGGGCCGAGCAGCGGCTCGCGTTCATCGAGCACCCGCTCTGGCGCGCCTACGTGTTCGTCTACACGGAGGGGGAAGCGCTCCTCCGTCGATGGCTCGAGGTGGTCCCGGAGCCCGATCGGTCGGCGAGGTTCGGTCGCCTCCTCCGCGAGCAGCTCACGCCACGGCTGATCGAGGAGGAACTCGCGGCGGTCGAGATGCGCTGA
- a CDS encoding aminotransferase class IV: protein MTGGAGGPRHVWVDGRLLPAEGAHLSAFDRGFQLGDGIFETLRVRAGRATELAEHTARLRRSADGLGIGLPDDLEIRLRAGIAELVEAEAQGGADGDVAVRVTVSRGAIVGRGLLPADESVEPTIVIQAWPVVPPPAGHIERGLHLVASAVRRDPENPLAGLKTTSRADYVHARLEARRAGADDALFLTMDGFLSEATTANIVLVRGHELATPALACAVLPGTTRSWVLRWATRVGLDPLEGWLTSRDLAEADEAFLCSSVAGILPLTRFAGSPIGSGRPGPWTIRARRDRESFIVGGDEPAGGRP from the coding sequence GTGACCGGCGGAGCGGGCGGACCGCGCCACGTCTGGGTGGATGGCCGGCTGCTTCCGGCGGAGGGAGCGCACCTCTCGGCATTCGACCGCGGGTTCCAGCTCGGCGACGGCATCTTCGAGACGCTGCGCGTCCGCGCCGGCAGGGCGACCGAGCTCGCCGAGCACACCGCCCGCCTCCGTCGATCCGCCGATGGTCTCGGGATCGGACTCCCGGACGATCTCGAGATCCGGCTCCGCGCCGGGATCGCCGAGCTCGTGGAAGCGGAGGCCCAGGGAGGAGCGGACGGTGACGTGGCGGTCCGGGTCACCGTGAGCCGTGGTGCGATCGTCGGCCGTGGACTGCTGCCGGCGGACGAGTCGGTCGAGCCCACGATCGTCATCCAGGCGTGGCCGGTCGTCCCGCCGCCCGCCGGCCACATCGAGCGGGGGCTGCACCTGGTCGCGAGTGCCGTGCGACGCGACCCGGAGAATCCGCTCGCGGGGCTCAAGACGACGAGCCGGGCGGACTACGTACACGCCAGACTGGAGGCCCGTCGGGCGGGAGCGGACGACGCGCTGTTCCTCACGATGGACGGGTTCCTGTCGGAGGCGACCACCGCGAACATCGTGCTGGTCCGGGGTCATGAGCTCGCCACACCCGCGCTCGCGTGCGCGGTACTGCCGGGGACGACCCGGTCGTGGGTCCTCCGCTGGGCAACCCGCGTCGGGCTCGACCCGCTGGAGGGGTGGCTCACGAGCCGCGACCTCGCGGAGGCGGATGAGGCGTTCCTCTGCAGCAGCGTCGCCGGCATCCTCCCGCTCACGCGATTCGCGGGTTCGCCGATCGGGTCGGGGAGACCGGGACCATGGACGATCCGCGCCCGCCGCGACCGCGAGTCGTTCATCGTCGGCGGCGACGAGCCTGCAGGTGGCCGACCATGA
- a CDS encoding Bax inhibitor-1/YccA family protein has protein sequence MNQYGSSFSPSRLGVRPTTALSTAFLSQAFLWMFVGLLVTTGVGWWVSSLPTTQLANLSGLFLPIIVAQLIVAMVLSFAIRSIPATIGLGLFFVYAAMTGVTFGFVLLVYPVASVLAAGLSAAAVFGGAAVYGAVTKRDLTSMGAYLFMGLIGVIVASVVNLFLQSNMLGYIVSFITVIVFTGLTAWDVQRIQRGDVAAWAGTMEKGAVMGAFRLYLDFINLFFAMLRLLGGRR, from the coding sequence ATGAATCAGTACGGCTCCTCCTTCTCCCCATCTCGGCTCGGCGTCAGGCCCACGACCGCCCTCTCCACGGCGTTCCTGTCGCAGGCCTTCCTCTGGATGTTCGTCGGCCTGCTCGTCACCACCGGGGTCGGCTGGTGGGTCTCGTCCCTGCCGACGACGCAGCTCGCCAACCTGTCCGGCCTGTTCCTCCCGATCATCGTCGCCCAGCTCATCGTCGCGATGGTCCTGAGCTTCGCGATCCGGAGCATCCCCGCGACGATCGGGCTGGGGCTGTTCTTCGTCTACGCGGCGATGACCGGCGTGACGTTCGGCTTCGTCCTTCTCGTCTACCCCGTCGCCTCCGTCCTTGCCGCCGGCCTGAGTGCGGCGGCGGTGTTCGGCGGAGCTGCCGTCTACGGTGCCGTGACGAAGCGCGACCTCACCTCGATGGGCGCCTACCTGTTCATGGGCCTCATCGGGGTCATCGTCGCCAGCGTGGTGAACCTGTTCCTCCAGTCGAATATGCTCGGCTACATCGTCTCGTTCATCACTGTCATCGTCTTCACCGGGCTCACCGCCTGGGACGTCCAGCGGATCCAGCGGGGAGATGTCGCGGCGTGGGCCGGGACGATGGAGAAGGGCGCGGTCATGGGGGCGTTCCGCCTCTACCTCGACTTCATCAACCTGTTCTTCGCGATGCTCCGGCTCCTCGGCGGCCGCCGCTGA